The DNA segment TTTCCGGAAAGCCTTCGACGACTTTCAGCCCGAGAAAATCGTGCGCTACACGTCCAAGAAGATTCACGCGCTGATGAATGACGTCGGCATCGTCCGCAACCGCGCCAAGATCGAGGGCACAATCGCGAGCGCGAAATCCTATCTGAAGATCATGGACGAAGGCCCCGGCTTTTCGAAATTCCTGTGGGACTTCGTCGACGGCAAACCCAAGGTCAACACGTTCAAGACCACCGCGAGCGTTCCGGCCTCCACGCCGATTTCGATCAAGCTGTCGAAGGAATTGTCCTCGCGCGGCTTCAAATTCGTCGGCCCCACGATCGTCTACGCCTTCATGCAGGCGACCGGCATGGTCAACGATCACCTCGTCACCTGCTTCTGCC comes from the Bradyrhizobium erythrophlei genome and includes:
- a CDS encoding DNA-3-methyladenine glycosylase I — protein: MTRTARLHPDGLTRCPWPGEDPLYVAYHDTEWGVPELDDRALYEKLILDGFQAGLSWITILRKRDNFRKAFDDFQPEKIVRYTSKKIHALMNDVGIVRNRAKIEGTIASAKSYLKIMDEGPGFSKFLWDFVDGKPKVNTFKTTASVPASTPISIKLSKELSSRGFKFVGPTIVYAFMQATGMVNDHLVTCFCHESCAGKRRTPRLKVK